A single genomic interval of Tsukamurella paurometabola harbors:
- a CDS encoding TetR/AcrR family transcriptional regulator has protein sequence MATRMSGPERRAQVMEIAAREFGAHGLHGASIDEVAREAGITQAYVFRMFGTKKALFLALVTDAFGGLVEAMARAADGTVGIEALSRMGAEYYENLADDTALRLQLQGFAACGDPEVRDVVRGCFARLWDTTAGGTGLDPVTVKTFLAFGMLLNAGAALGVADVDAPWADGVRTLIRPGLFEHITAETNREASP, from the coding sequence GTGGCAACCCGGATGAGCGGACCCGAGCGCAGAGCGCAGGTGATGGAGATCGCCGCGCGCGAGTTCGGCGCACACGGACTCCACGGCGCATCCATCGACGAGGTCGCCCGGGAGGCCGGGATCACGCAGGCCTACGTCTTCCGGATGTTCGGCACGAAGAAGGCGCTGTTCCTCGCGCTCGTCACCGACGCCTTCGGCGGGCTCGTGGAGGCCATGGCGCGCGCGGCCGACGGCACCGTCGGGATCGAGGCGCTCTCGCGCATGGGCGCCGAGTACTACGAGAACCTCGCCGACGACACCGCGCTCCGGCTGCAGCTCCAGGGCTTCGCCGCATGCGGCGACCCCGAGGTCCGCGACGTCGTGCGCGGCTGCTTCGCGCGGCTGTGGGACACAACGGCCGGCGGCACCGGACTCGACCCGGTCACCGTCAAAACCTTCCTGGCGTTCGGCATGCTGCTCAACGCGGGGGCCGCGCTCGGCGTCGCCGACGTCGACGCGCCGTGGGCCGACGGCGTCCGCACCCTCATCCGGCCCGGGCTGTTCGAGCACATCACCGCCGAGACCAACCGCGAGGCGTCGCCGTGA